In Haloarcula salinisoli, one genomic interval encodes:
- a CDS encoding AI-2E family transporter: MAEYDVDINWPRAFWISFGVVLAATILFVTYSFIGTFVFGIFIYYATRPLYRRVQRRVKQPTVSALLSLFLLALPVLVLLYYTLAIAVQEFSRFAQTTDVGPYADAIEPYINVSEVVQNPQTLLSDAGGPGTIVDTLGQFVGYLGVVGTGLIHAFVMFALAFYLLRDGPRFAEWVKGFLDHRGVLDHYFHEVDRSFHKVFYGNILNAIVTSAIGAIAFSVVDFVAPAGLSVPYPALTGVLAGAASLIPIIGMKIVYVPMAIYLAVTAGLDGEGWWFVALFVGVAFVVVDTIPDLVVRPYVSGGGSLPLGPFGRAESTPEADSNPGLHTGTLMFAYVLGPFLFGWYGLFLAPMILVLVAHFARFVLPVIVEGQARPSGVDPTNLVGEEVGDPEIDDVPAAQRDEDSAPTPGAEDPS, encoded by the coding sequence ATGGCTGAGTACGACGTGGATATCAACTGGCCACGCGCGTTCTGGATTAGCTTTGGCGTCGTGCTAGCCGCCACGATACTGTTCGTTACGTACTCGTTTATCGGCACGTTCGTCTTCGGTATCTTCATTTACTACGCGACGCGGCCGCTCTACCGCCGGGTCCAGCGCCGTGTGAAACAGCCGACGGTGTCGGCGCTGCTCTCGCTGTTCTTGCTAGCATTGCCGGTACTGGTCTTGCTGTACTACACGTTAGCCATCGCGGTACAGGAGTTCAGCCGCTTCGCCCAGACGACGGACGTCGGACCTTACGCCGACGCCATCGAGCCGTACATCAACGTCTCCGAGGTGGTCCAGAACCCCCAGACACTGCTCTCCGACGCGGGTGGGCCGGGGACCATCGTCGACACGCTGGGGCAGTTCGTCGGCTATCTCGGCGTCGTCGGGACGGGGCTCATCCACGCGTTCGTGATGTTCGCGCTGGCGTTCTACCTGCTCCGAGACGGCCCGCGCTTTGCCGAGTGGGTCAAGGGCTTTCTCGACCACCGCGGTGTGCTCGACCACTACTTCCACGAGGTCGACCGGAGCTTCCACAAGGTGTTCTACGGGAACATCCTGAACGCCATCGTCACGAGCGCCATCGGTGCGATCGCCTTCAGCGTCGTGGATTTCGTCGCACCGGCCGGTCTCTCTGTGCCCTACCCCGCCCTGACGGGAGTGCTCGCGGGGGCGGCGAGTCTCATCCCCATCATCGGGATGAAGATCGTCTACGTGCCGATGGCCATCTATCTGGCCGTCACTGCCGGCCTCGACGGCGAAGGCTGGTGGTTCGTCGCGCTCTTTGTCGGGGTCGCCTTTGTCGTCGTGGACACGATACCGGACCTCGTCGTCCGGCCGTACGTCTCCGGTGGCGGGTCACTCCCGCTCGGGCCGTTCGGGCGGGCAGAATCGACGCCCGAGGCCGACTCGAACCCCGGGCTGCACACGGGGACGCTGATGTTCGCGTACGTTCTGGGCCCGTTCCTCTTTGGCTGGTACGGGCTCTTCCTCGCGCCGATGATACTGGTGCTGGTCGCACACTTCGCCAGATTCGTCCTGCCAGTCATCGTCGAGGGACAAGCCCGCCCCAGCGGCGTCGACCCGACGAACCTCGTGGGTGAGGAAGTGGGTGACCCGGAGATAGACGACGTGCCAGCGGCCCAGCGGGACGAGGACTCGGCTCCCACGCCGGGTGCCGAAGACCCCTCCTAG
- a CDS encoding PadR family transcriptional regulator has translation MYDLTGFQRDLLYVISGHEEPHGLAIKEELEAYYEKEIHHGRLYPNLDTLVDKGLVEKGQRDRRTNFYTLTRRGRRELDARRDWENQYVDTEADA, from the coding sequence ATGTACGATTTGACCGGCTTTCAACGGGATCTCCTCTACGTTATCTCGGGCCACGAAGAGCCCCACGGCCTCGCTATCAAGGAGGAGCTGGAGGCCTACTACGAGAAGGAGATTCACCACGGCCGGCTCTATCCCAATCTCGACACCCTCGTCGACAAGGGCCTCGTCGAGAAGGGACAGCGCGACCGACGGACCAACTTCTACACGCTGACCCGCCGTGGCCGCCGTGAACTCGACGCTCGCCGTGACTGGGAGAACCAGTACGTCGATACCGAGGCCGACGCCTAG
- a CDS encoding amphi-Trp domain-containing protein — MSPSRSTCGLADTLESGSEVTLRAGDQSVTTSPPSEVELEWPESASRGSELSIE; from the coding sequence GTGAGTCCGTCACGTAGTACCTGCGGACTCGCGGATACGCTGGAATCAGGCTCCGAGGTGACGCTGCGTGCGGGCGACCAGTCCGTGACCACGAGCCCGCCGAGCGAAGTGGAGCTAGAGTGGCCAGAGAGCGCGAGTCGGGGCAGCGAACTCTCCATCGAGTAA